In one window of Euwallacea similis isolate ESF13 chromosome 4, ESF131.1, whole genome shotgun sequence DNA:
- the LOC136408324 gene encoding uncharacterized protein isoform X1, producing the protein MQLCLHASHSLLEMEFNYADHLDLEWQSLQHRYLKSFSFQHQYHTPLKFEEALRKIFYTENDIEQEANYTDKELCEKCLAESLNLLTIRSTSPRPSQIQFLLTVAKYTSRDETCYINLNANNVLPGTICVSKSADTAAETKILILGMLDSFLEHPSGIKGMLDMKHWTYCYNLILENQHNDEKLSNIGYQFLTKLLGKSMSLNKNYCYEIVQILAGPLLHVARVIEVQEQRVNVNSLNIQALQPSIRCLVKILERLLQEYNEGVLNCVMSLRVDLASNTISKVTMDKSISLILDRIAMVLSFFKLSDVFDGIKSITEDPLAISGFLRILETENDKGHFDLTLDLYYYGLKYFTVVAERLPKCLLKGKKVDIEIELTSLQLGPLIMISEKFGNSLLIKSIDSDLVRKTHVTKVLQNLSTDTIKVISKLTPCLPHLPLEVFITAVRNIMRSRHLYAKENLGMVFEGLMFSLQDTIDFVKNCCDHKYLNEIGMDSFLLELFNAILLFIESFNLGWSDSVKILEIIQLLYTGCTVYQWSKKVLVKGSHILQEVIARRLSPSMSLLIDCAEDLSQLGPVLYQHCFTTEWEIRKASLAVACTIADSANKSFPSFKHLLLDISFPQLASTMALNDENQEVRANAFKCLQQFIVWEEVEEILPRNYFLNKALPTLMSNVQPFLKKEVIKLIQIAYNQDGGLNDTVLIAVYKHLEQIALVENDSGVQLETIEFWTNVVKKHLALQGWLDMKFPSVTFSKRIICMTNPEVRKRIFKVLNQLSSIGCLNVLAQMLRRSNVSKEVEDFNNKLAVRFNNLFREYDVTPESILFIEEYSITSSPSHSSSFSSIPSPNPDHILQEIIDDTVMKLIPDDLQFVQDEDLYSLMDAKYNRKYPSPPVQLESQVTDFITPAEFVSVIYKKIELLGKTTEGLEKYLETSVLKADCDQHNIIDY; encoded by the exons ATGCAGTTATGTCTACATGCGTCTCATTCGTTACTAGAAATGGAATTTAACTACGCCGATCATCTGGACCTGGAATGGCAAAGTTTGCAGCACAGATACCTGAAGTCTTTTTCATTCCAACATCAATACCACACTCCTCTAAAATTCGAAGAGGCTCTAAGGAAAATATTCTACACAG AAAATGATATTGAACAAGAGGCCAATTACACCGACAAGGAACTGTGCGAAAAATGCCTCGCGGAGTCACTAAACCTCCTCACCATCCGATCAACAAGTCCCAGACCGAGCCAAATTCAATTTCTGTTGACTGTGGCAAAATACACTTCCAGAGATGAAACCTGCTACATCAACTTAAATGCCAACAATGTCCTTCCAGGCACGATATGCGTGTCAAAGAGCGCAGATACTGCTGCTgaaacgaaaattttgatattggGGATGTTGGACTCGTTCCTGGAGCACCCCAGTGGGATAAAAGGGATGTTAGATATGAAACATTGGACCTACTGCTACAACTTGATACTCGAAAATCAACATAACGATGAAAAATTATCGAACATTGG ATATCAATTTCTGACGAAGTTATTGGGGAAAAGCATGAGTTTAAATAAGAATTACTGCTATGAAATAGTGCAAATTCTTGCTGGACCTTTACTGCATGTTGCCCGTGTGATAGAAGTTCAAGAGCAGAGGGTAAATGTGAATAGTCTCAATATACAAGCCTTACAACCCAGTATACGCTGCttagtaaaaattctagaaaGATTGTTGCAGGAATACAATGAGGGTGTTTTAAATTGTGTTATGAGCCTCAGG GTAGATTTAGCCAGTAATACGATCTCCAAAGTCACAATGGATAAATCTATAAGCTTAATTCTAGACAGAATAGCTATGGTTTTATCCTTTTTCAAGCTATCCGACGTTTTTGACGGCATTAAATCAATTACTGAGGATCCGTTAGCAATTAGCGGCTTTTTGAGGATCTTGGAAACAGAGAATGATAAAG GACACTTTGACTTAACATTAGATCTTTATTACTACGGCCTCAAATATTTCACAGTAGTAGCAGAGAGACTGCCGAAATGTCTTCTTAAAGGGAAAAAAGTGGATATCGAGATCGAATTGACCTCATTACAGCTCGGCCCTTTGATAATGATATCTGAGAAATTTGGCAATTCTCTGCTAATTAAAAGCATCGATTCCGATTTAGTGAGAAAGACACACGTTACGAAGGTTCTTCAAAATCTAAGCACCGACACCATTAAAGTTA TCTCAAAGCTAACTCCGTGCTTACCGCATTTACCCTTGGAAGTATTCATTACCGCTGTGAGGAACATAATGCGATCCAGACATTTATATGCAAAGGAGAATTTGGGAATGGTTTTCGAAGGACTTATGTTTTCTTTGCAAGACACTATCGACTTTGTAAAAAACTGCTGTGATCACAAGTATTTAAACGAAATCGGCATGGATTCCTTCTTGTTGGAGCTGTTTAATGCTATTCTGCTATTTATTGAATCCTTCAACTTAGGCTGGTCTGATAGcgtaaaaattttggaaataattcaACTCTTATACACTGGTTGCACGGTGTATCAATGGTCAAAAAAG GTGCTTGTGAAAGGTAGTCACATTCTACAGGAAGTCATCGCAAGACGGTTGTCTCCATCAATGTCCTTGCTCATAGATTGTGCGGAAGACCTGAGCCAACTGGGGCCAGTGCTATATCAGCACTGTTTCACCACGGAGTGGGAGATTCGAAAAGCCAGCTTAGCAGTCGCTTGTACTATTGCAGACAGTGCGAATAAAA GTTTTCCCTCATTTAAGCACCTCTTACTTGACATTTCGTTTCCGCAGTTAGCCTCCACGATGGCTTTAAACGACGAGAACCAGGAAGTTAGAGCGAATGCATTTAAATGTCTTCAACAATTTATTGTGTGGGAGGAGGTTGAAGAGATATTGCCAAggaattattttctt AACAAAGCGCTGCCCACTTTAATGAGCAACGTGcagccatttttaaaaaaagaagtgATAAAACTCATCCAAATAGCCTACAACCAGGATGGTGGTCTTAACGATACAGTTTTAATTGCAGTTTACAAGCATCTGGAGCAAATAGCCTTAGTAGAGAATGATAGTGGTGTGCAGCTAGAAACTATAGAGTTTTGGACGAACGTCGTGAAGAAGCACTTAGCACTTCAAG GTTGGTTGGATATGAAATTTCCTTCGGTCACATTTTCGAAAAGAATAATTTGCATGACCAACCCCGAAGTACGGAAGCGAATATTTAAAGTATTAAATCAACTTAGTTCCATAGGATGTTTGAATGTCTTAGCACAAATGTTGCGAAGATCAAATGTCTCAAAAGAGGTAGAAGATTTTAACAATAAGCTTGCCGTACGGTTTAACAATTTGTTTCGTGAATATGAC GTGACTCCCGAATCTATACTATTTATCGAAGAATATTCAATTACGTCTTCACCATCTCATAGCTCGAGTTTCTCAAGCATACCTTCACCTAATCCAGATCATATCTTGCAAGAAATTATCGATGATACCGTAATGAAGCTAATTCCAGATGATTTGCAGTTTGTTCAAGATGAA gatCTCTATTCTTTGATGGATGCGAAATATAACCGAAAATACCCCTCGCCACCTGTCCAGCTTGAGTCGCAAGTTACCGATTTTATTACTCCTGCAGAGTTTGTCAGTgtaatttataagaaaattgagCTTCTAGGCAAAACAACGGAGGGTTTGGAGAAATACCTGGAGACTTCAGTACTAAAGGCTGATTGTGACCAACATAATATTATAGactattag
- the LOC136408324 gene encoding uncharacterized protein isoform X3 — protein sequence MQLCLHASHSLLEMEFNYADHLDLEWQSLQHRYLKSFSFQHQYHTPLKFEEALRKIFYTENDIEQEANYTDKELCEKCLAESLNLLTIRSTSPRPSQIQFLLTVAKYTSRDETCYINLNANNVLPGTICVSKSADTAAETKILILGMLDSFLEHPSGIKGMLDMKHWTYCYNLILENQHNDEKLSNIGYQFLTKLLGKSMSLNKNYCYEIVQILAGPLLHVARVIEVQEQRVNVNSLNIQALQPSIRCLVKILERLLQEYNEGVLNCVMSLRVDLASNTISKVTMDKSISLILDRIAMVLSFFKLSDVFDGIKSITEDPLAISGFLRILETENDKGHFDLTLDLYYYGLKYFTVVAERLPKCLLKGKKVDIEIELTSLQLGPLIMISEKFGNSLLIKSIDSDLVRKTHVTKVLQNLSTDTIKVISKLTPCLPHLPLEVFITAVRNIMRSRHLYAKENLGMVFEGLMFSLQDTIDFVKNCCDHKYLNEIGMDSFLLELFNAILLFIESFNLGWSDSVKILEIIQLLYTGCTVYQWSKKVLVKGSHILQEVIARRLSPSMSLLIDCAEDLSQLGPVLYQHCFTTEWEIRKASLAVACTIADSANKSFPSFKHLLLDISFPQLASTMALNDENQEVRANAFKCLQQFIVWEEVEEILPRNYFLNKALPTLMSNVQPFLKKEVIKLIQIAYNQDGGLNDTVLIAVYKHLEQIALVENDSGVQLETIEFWTNVVKKHLALQDTKKTLKFEALQDLHSYITTYVTSCSIKDCMMNDF from the exons ATGCAGTTATGTCTACATGCGTCTCATTCGTTACTAGAAATGGAATTTAACTACGCCGATCATCTGGACCTGGAATGGCAAAGTTTGCAGCACAGATACCTGAAGTCTTTTTCATTCCAACATCAATACCACACTCCTCTAAAATTCGAAGAGGCTCTAAGGAAAATATTCTACACAG AAAATGATATTGAACAAGAGGCCAATTACACCGACAAGGAACTGTGCGAAAAATGCCTCGCGGAGTCACTAAACCTCCTCACCATCCGATCAACAAGTCCCAGACCGAGCCAAATTCAATTTCTGTTGACTGTGGCAAAATACACTTCCAGAGATGAAACCTGCTACATCAACTTAAATGCCAACAATGTCCTTCCAGGCACGATATGCGTGTCAAAGAGCGCAGATACTGCTGCTgaaacgaaaattttgatattggGGATGTTGGACTCGTTCCTGGAGCACCCCAGTGGGATAAAAGGGATGTTAGATATGAAACATTGGACCTACTGCTACAACTTGATACTCGAAAATCAACATAACGATGAAAAATTATCGAACATTGG ATATCAATTTCTGACGAAGTTATTGGGGAAAAGCATGAGTTTAAATAAGAATTACTGCTATGAAATAGTGCAAATTCTTGCTGGACCTTTACTGCATGTTGCCCGTGTGATAGAAGTTCAAGAGCAGAGGGTAAATGTGAATAGTCTCAATATACAAGCCTTACAACCCAGTATACGCTGCttagtaaaaattctagaaaGATTGTTGCAGGAATACAATGAGGGTGTTTTAAATTGTGTTATGAGCCTCAGG GTAGATTTAGCCAGTAATACGATCTCCAAAGTCACAATGGATAAATCTATAAGCTTAATTCTAGACAGAATAGCTATGGTTTTATCCTTTTTCAAGCTATCCGACGTTTTTGACGGCATTAAATCAATTACTGAGGATCCGTTAGCAATTAGCGGCTTTTTGAGGATCTTGGAAACAGAGAATGATAAAG GACACTTTGACTTAACATTAGATCTTTATTACTACGGCCTCAAATATTTCACAGTAGTAGCAGAGAGACTGCCGAAATGTCTTCTTAAAGGGAAAAAAGTGGATATCGAGATCGAATTGACCTCATTACAGCTCGGCCCTTTGATAATGATATCTGAGAAATTTGGCAATTCTCTGCTAATTAAAAGCATCGATTCCGATTTAGTGAGAAAGACACACGTTACGAAGGTTCTTCAAAATCTAAGCACCGACACCATTAAAGTTA TCTCAAAGCTAACTCCGTGCTTACCGCATTTACCCTTGGAAGTATTCATTACCGCTGTGAGGAACATAATGCGATCCAGACATTTATATGCAAAGGAGAATTTGGGAATGGTTTTCGAAGGACTTATGTTTTCTTTGCAAGACACTATCGACTTTGTAAAAAACTGCTGTGATCACAAGTATTTAAACGAAATCGGCATGGATTCCTTCTTGTTGGAGCTGTTTAATGCTATTCTGCTATTTATTGAATCCTTCAACTTAGGCTGGTCTGATAGcgtaaaaattttggaaataattcaACTCTTATACACTGGTTGCACGGTGTATCAATGGTCAAAAAAG GTGCTTGTGAAAGGTAGTCACATTCTACAGGAAGTCATCGCAAGACGGTTGTCTCCATCAATGTCCTTGCTCATAGATTGTGCGGAAGACCTGAGCCAACTGGGGCCAGTGCTATATCAGCACTGTTTCACCACGGAGTGGGAGATTCGAAAAGCCAGCTTAGCAGTCGCTTGTACTATTGCAGACAGTGCGAATAAAA GTTTTCCCTCATTTAAGCACCTCTTACTTGACATTTCGTTTCCGCAGTTAGCCTCCACGATGGCTTTAAACGACGAGAACCAGGAAGTTAGAGCGAATGCATTTAAATGTCTTCAACAATTTATTGTGTGGGAGGAGGTTGAAGAGATATTGCCAAggaattattttctt AACAAAGCGCTGCCCACTTTAATGAGCAACGTGcagccatttttaaaaaaagaagtgATAAAACTCATCCAAATAGCCTACAACCAGGATGGTGGTCTTAACGATACAGTTTTAATTGCAGTTTACAAGCATCTGGAGCAAATAGCCTTAGTAGAGAATGATAGTGGTGTGCAGCTAGAAACTATAGAGTTTTGGACGAACGTCGTGAAGAAGCACTTAGCACTTCAAG ACACAAAAAAAACGTTGAAATTTGAAGCGCTTCAAGATCTGCACAGCTACATCACTACGTACGTTACGTCGTGTTCGATAAAAGATTGTATGATGAACGATTTCTGA
- the LOC136408324 gene encoding uncharacterized protein isoform X2: protein MEFNYADHLDLEWQSLQHRYLKSFSFQHQYHTPLKFEEALRKIFYTENDIEQEANYTDKELCEKCLAESLNLLTIRSTSPRPSQIQFLLTVAKYTSRDETCYINLNANNVLPGTICVSKSADTAAETKILILGMLDSFLEHPSGIKGMLDMKHWTYCYNLILENQHNDEKLSNIGYQFLTKLLGKSMSLNKNYCYEIVQILAGPLLHVARVIEVQEQRVNVNSLNIQALQPSIRCLVKILERLLQEYNEGVLNCVMSLRVDLASNTISKVTMDKSISLILDRIAMVLSFFKLSDVFDGIKSITEDPLAISGFLRILETENDKGHFDLTLDLYYYGLKYFTVVAERLPKCLLKGKKVDIEIELTSLQLGPLIMISEKFGNSLLIKSIDSDLVRKTHVTKVLQNLSTDTIKVISKLTPCLPHLPLEVFITAVRNIMRSRHLYAKENLGMVFEGLMFSLQDTIDFVKNCCDHKYLNEIGMDSFLLELFNAILLFIESFNLGWSDSVKILEIIQLLYTGCTVYQWSKKVLVKGSHILQEVIARRLSPSMSLLIDCAEDLSQLGPVLYQHCFTTEWEIRKASLAVACTIADSANKSFPSFKHLLLDISFPQLASTMALNDENQEVRANAFKCLQQFIVWEEVEEILPRNYFLNKALPTLMSNVQPFLKKEVIKLIQIAYNQDGGLNDTVLIAVYKHLEQIALVENDSGVQLETIEFWTNVVKKHLALQGWLDMKFPSVTFSKRIICMTNPEVRKRIFKVLNQLSSIGCLNVLAQMLRRSNVSKEVEDFNNKLAVRFNNLFREYDVTPESILFIEEYSITSSPSHSSSFSSIPSPNPDHILQEIIDDTVMKLIPDDLQFVQDEDLYSLMDAKYNRKYPSPPVQLESQVTDFITPAEFVSVIYKKIELLGKTTEGLEKYLETSVLKADCDQHNIIDY from the exons ATGGAATTTAACTACGCCGATCATCTGGACCTGGAATGGCAAAGTTTGCAGCACAGATACCTGAAGTCTTTTTCATTCCAACATCAATACCACACTCCTCTAAAATTCGAAGAGGCTCTAAGGAAAATATTCTACACAG AAAATGATATTGAACAAGAGGCCAATTACACCGACAAGGAACTGTGCGAAAAATGCCTCGCGGAGTCACTAAACCTCCTCACCATCCGATCAACAAGTCCCAGACCGAGCCAAATTCAATTTCTGTTGACTGTGGCAAAATACACTTCCAGAGATGAAACCTGCTACATCAACTTAAATGCCAACAATGTCCTTCCAGGCACGATATGCGTGTCAAAGAGCGCAGATACTGCTGCTgaaacgaaaattttgatattggGGATGTTGGACTCGTTCCTGGAGCACCCCAGTGGGATAAAAGGGATGTTAGATATGAAACATTGGACCTACTGCTACAACTTGATACTCGAAAATCAACATAACGATGAAAAATTATCGAACATTGG ATATCAATTTCTGACGAAGTTATTGGGGAAAAGCATGAGTTTAAATAAGAATTACTGCTATGAAATAGTGCAAATTCTTGCTGGACCTTTACTGCATGTTGCCCGTGTGATAGAAGTTCAAGAGCAGAGGGTAAATGTGAATAGTCTCAATATACAAGCCTTACAACCCAGTATACGCTGCttagtaaaaattctagaaaGATTGTTGCAGGAATACAATGAGGGTGTTTTAAATTGTGTTATGAGCCTCAGG GTAGATTTAGCCAGTAATACGATCTCCAAAGTCACAATGGATAAATCTATAAGCTTAATTCTAGACAGAATAGCTATGGTTTTATCCTTTTTCAAGCTATCCGACGTTTTTGACGGCATTAAATCAATTACTGAGGATCCGTTAGCAATTAGCGGCTTTTTGAGGATCTTGGAAACAGAGAATGATAAAG GACACTTTGACTTAACATTAGATCTTTATTACTACGGCCTCAAATATTTCACAGTAGTAGCAGAGAGACTGCCGAAATGTCTTCTTAAAGGGAAAAAAGTGGATATCGAGATCGAATTGACCTCATTACAGCTCGGCCCTTTGATAATGATATCTGAGAAATTTGGCAATTCTCTGCTAATTAAAAGCATCGATTCCGATTTAGTGAGAAAGACACACGTTACGAAGGTTCTTCAAAATCTAAGCACCGACACCATTAAAGTTA TCTCAAAGCTAACTCCGTGCTTACCGCATTTACCCTTGGAAGTATTCATTACCGCTGTGAGGAACATAATGCGATCCAGACATTTATATGCAAAGGAGAATTTGGGAATGGTTTTCGAAGGACTTATGTTTTCTTTGCAAGACACTATCGACTTTGTAAAAAACTGCTGTGATCACAAGTATTTAAACGAAATCGGCATGGATTCCTTCTTGTTGGAGCTGTTTAATGCTATTCTGCTATTTATTGAATCCTTCAACTTAGGCTGGTCTGATAGcgtaaaaattttggaaataattcaACTCTTATACACTGGTTGCACGGTGTATCAATGGTCAAAAAAG GTGCTTGTGAAAGGTAGTCACATTCTACAGGAAGTCATCGCAAGACGGTTGTCTCCATCAATGTCCTTGCTCATAGATTGTGCGGAAGACCTGAGCCAACTGGGGCCAGTGCTATATCAGCACTGTTTCACCACGGAGTGGGAGATTCGAAAAGCCAGCTTAGCAGTCGCTTGTACTATTGCAGACAGTGCGAATAAAA GTTTTCCCTCATTTAAGCACCTCTTACTTGACATTTCGTTTCCGCAGTTAGCCTCCACGATGGCTTTAAACGACGAGAACCAGGAAGTTAGAGCGAATGCATTTAAATGTCTTCAACAATTTATTGTGTGGGAGGAGGTTGAAGAGATATTGCCAAggaattattttctt AACAAAGCGCTGCCCACTTTAATGAGCAACGTGcagccatttttaaaaaaagaagtgATAAAACTCATCCAAATAGCCTACAACCAGGATGGTGGTCTTAACGATACAGTTTTAATTGCAGTTTACAAGCATCTGGAGCAAATAGCCTTAGTAGAGAATGATAGTGGTGTGCAGCTAGAAACTATAGAGTTTTGGACGAACGTCGTGAAGAAGCACTTAGCACTTCAAG GTTGGTTGGATATGAAATTTCCTTCGGTCACATTTTCGAAAAGAATAATTTGCATGACCAACCCCGAAGTACGGAAGCGAATATTTAAAGTATTAAATCAACTTAGTTCCATAGGATGTTTGAATGTCTTAGCACAAATGTTGCGAAGATCAAATGTCTCAAAAGAGGTAGAAGATTTTAACAATAAGCTTGCCGTACGGTTTAACAATTTGTTTCGTGAATATGAC GTGACTCCCGAATCTATACTATTTATCGAAGAATATTCAATTACGTCTTCACCATCTCATAGCTCGAGTTTCTCAAGCATACCTTCACCTAATCCAGATCATATCTTGCAAGAAATTATCGATGATACCGTAATGAAGCTAATTCCAGATGATTTGCAGTTTGTTCAAGATGAA gatCTCTATTCTTTGATGGATGCGAAATATAACCGAAAATACCCCTCGCCACCTGTCCAGCTTGAGTCGCAAGTTACCGATTTTATTACTCCTGCAGAGTTTGTCAGTgtaatttataagaaaattgagCTTCTAGGCAAAACAACGGAGGGTTTGGAGAAATACCTGGAGACTTCAGTACTAAAGGCTGATTGTGACCAACATAATATTATAGactattag